A window of Aricia agestis chromosome 10, ilAriAges1.1, whole genome shotgun sequence genomic DNA:
CtgccttttatttattcattgaAAACTAGATAATTAACCATATTCTAATAGTTAATTATTTGTAGTATTTTTACACCGTCCACCGCTGATACTCAAGCCCTCAAGCCTTACAAATTGGGACACATGTAAACTTTGTCCATGATGGAAGGTGACGAACTTGGAAGTGACCTAGTGAGATTGGAAAACGGATTTTTAGTAGACGAAGACACTTATGTAGTAAATGGCGATGATGTATTAGgtaaattatacaaaatatctttataaaataatattgactgtacattggtatatttttatagtttgttATGCACAATGGTAAACATTGCTATTGTTTCTAGAACAAGAAGAAAACAATTCAGACTCCAACAGTGGTGGTAAAAATGTGCCTTTAAGGGAACAGGACCGTTTTCTGCCCATTGCAAACATAGCTAAAATCATGAAAAGAGCTATTCCCAAGAAAGGAAAGGTATGAAATTTCCAGACTTTTCTATTTGATATCTTATTAACAAGACAAGAAACCTATGAATCGTAAATTTCGTATATAAAATGAAATGCAAAAGagctaaatatatatattttttaattttagatagcCAAAGATGCAAGAGAGTGTGTACAAGAGTGTATATCTGAGTTCATATCGTTCATCACAAGCGAGGCCAGCGATCGGTGTATGATGGAAAAGAGAAAGACAATTAACGGAGAAGATGTTCTGTTTGCTATGAGCGCACTCGGTTTTGATAATTATGTGGAACCGTTAAAGATTTATCTCAAGAAATATAGAGAAGTTGTTTTGTCACCTGTGAGTTGCACCATAAAGCTTGATTTAGTATCTGTCATTGACACAGATATCGATCAAGATAGATGCATGTGTATATACTTTGTGTGCCATATCGTGTTCCCAAACGACAAGCAAtactcgtctttcgaaagtctgttcttcaGTCTGTTATGGGAATTGGACGCCAATcggaattaattaattaatttatttattgattcaccaacagaatcacatttaacaaaatacaaaataacaaaatgcacagttttttatggatgaattgtgttccaatgaaaggtgaaatacaacaaacggtgaatttttaaaatgcctaaatgcctaaaagagCTGTATTGAGCTGTTGAAATTCAAATgaaaacgttggcctagataatggacacatttttttttcattggtaTGTCACAGTtataggtaggaaaaaagtggcatgcttgttttcatacaaatggagtgACATGctgtatctatcttgatctatgtctgtggccaTTGATAATATGAGTGGGCCCCTagacaatcaattttattgtgctatatcattaaacaatattattgaacaatttatttgagattaaactttttaatcggcaCTTAACGTGATCGTCCCGTTAAGTcctgattaaaaagtttaattataatgcaacgcgaaagtttaaaatgttaatttatttgaGA
This region includes:
- the LOC121730925 gene encoding nuclear transcription factor Y subunit B-3, with product MMEGDELGSDLVRLENGFLVDEDTYVVNGDDVLEQEENNSDSNSGGKNVPLREQDRFLPIANIAKIMKRAIPKKGKIAKDARECVQECISEFISFITSEASDRCMMEKRKTINGEDVLFAMSALGFDNYVEPLKIYLKKYREVVLSPVTVNKLNRVMYGSDESIAILSNENDSETQTETAVYNYPKVISEYTITQ